A window of the Streptomyces griseochromogenes genome harbors these coding sequences:
- a CDS encoding thioesterase II family protein: MGQQVRPTGDRLLRRYSHGHRRAVVCFHHAGGGMSAFRGWADALAPNFDLVLVQLKGREDRIVEPLTDDLGDLVLEIAQAICRMPYDDVVLLGHSMGATLAWAVADMLWAIERRPARVVLSAQAPPPYSRKSGGLPAPEDFAECTAGFLDALGEAATGTVGEFYGDTLAADLAWMSREFPSLTPRPLPVDVYCVSGEQDLLLKPDVMGGWAALTTRDFSQVTVAGGHMYLLADPGPLLRLVNMLAVQDSADKAAAVVR, from the coding sequence ATGGGGCAGCAGGTCCGGCCGACCGGCGATCGGCTCCTGAGACGGTACTCCCACGGCCATCGGCGCGCGGTCGTCTGCTTCCACCACGCCGGCGGCGGAATGTCCGCGTTCCGGGGATGGGCCGACGCGCTCGCGCCGAACTTCGACTTGGTGCTCGTGCAGCTCAAGGGCCGTGAGGACCGGATCGTGGAGCCGCTCACGGACGACCTGGGCGATCTCGTGCTGGAGATCGCCCAGGCAATCTGCCGAATGCCCTACGACGACGTCGTCCTCCTCGGCCACAGCATGGGGGCGACGCTCGCGTGGGCGGTCGCCGACATGCTGTGGGCGATCGAGCGCAGGCCCGCACGGGTGGTGCTGTCGGCTCAGGCCCCGCCTCCGTACAGCCGCAAGTCCGGTGGGCTCCCGGCCCCGGAGGACTTCGCCGAGTGCACTGCGGGCTTCCTCGACGCGCTCGGAGAAGCCGCTACGGGCACCGTCGGGGAGTTCTACGGGGATACGCTGGCTGCGGATCTTGCCTGGATGTCCCGCGAGTTCCCTTCGCTCACCCCCCGGCCGCTCCCGGTCGACGTGTACTGCGTCTCGGGCGAGCAGGACCTGCTGCTGAAACCCGATGTGATGGGCGGTTGGGCGGCGCTGACGACGCGGGACTTCTCGCAGGTGACGGTGGCCGGCGGGCACATGTACCTCTTGGCGGATCCCGGGCCCCTGCTCAGGCTCGTGAACATGCTTGCCGTACAGGACTCCGCGGACAAGGCGGCTGCTGTTGTCCGGTAG
- a CDS encoding type I polyketide synthase codes for MHSDYDELIAIVAMECRLPQAASVEEFWQKLVDGESVITDLTDAEVASAGVPEEQRSHPDYVKRAGVLDAVAEFDSTYFGFSAREADVLDVQQRLMLEKSVALLERANIDPQRTDQRIGVFAGSGMSTYLFGALRRRDLVDSLGEMVVRHANDKDFLATRISYKLNLRGPSVNVQTACSTGLVAVHSAVQSLLLNECDAAIAGAVYVRVPQEAGYRYQVGGVLSPDGRCRPFDSGANGTVFTNGLGLVLLKRLRDAVADGDEVHAVIAGSAVNNDGAEKVSFTAPSVSGQVTVLREALEISGAQQTDITYIEAHGTGTALGDPVEIEAIKQAYGLDGAPCGIGSLKGNFGHVNIAAGIVGLIKAALVLKHKYVPPTVNVREVNPALGLDGSRYFVVTEGLPLDQDTTAWIGVSAFGMGGTNGHVVLRSFEQAPAAPAAPADGPRILTFSAKSEKALRRQAAALAKHLAADGDAAPAEYAHTLRTGRTRHPHRAALAVVDRAEAVSRLKAERYHVGSESGPHDIAFVFAGQGTQRTAMGSVLAVKNETFARRLDEAVAAVNDHVAFDLWKFLVADGEADATDTSVAQPLLFAVEYALATTLIYCGVSPRYLFGHSLGEVVAAAVAGVFDLRTAAELVATRARVMARCAPGAMLAVDRLDPFADLISAEALVVAARNSPQQFVLSGAHESMETATARAAEAGVHHQKLATSHAFHSPLMQDAADDFLEFLRACDMRAPRIPVVSNITGRLLTEYEARSPHYWAEHLVRSINFADSVETLRQLGVSRYIEIGSGRSMSNLVRANYGSDLEPTLELAQTLGEPDHEEESFADAIALGWAADPELPIDHYASAARLVSLPTYAFEKDIHWVEPNLGFGAEPSACEVRTRPGTPAAREEEPPEAGGRSQDAAPEPGDGLHEATAEIRQVVGTIFESFVGGADAADERGFFELGGNSLMAIQLINKLRTTFEVDISVQDFYEHSSVLGSTKVITALLLGEPVHV; via the coding sequence ATGCACAGCGATTATGACGAGCTGATCGCGATCGTCGCTATGGAATGCCGACTGCCGCAGGCCGCGTCCGTCGAGGAGTTCTGGCAGAAGCTGGTCGACGGCGAGAGCGTGATCACCGATCTGACCGACGCGGAGGTGGCGTCGGCCGGGGTGCCGGAAGAGCAACGGTCGCATCCCGACTACGTCAAGCGGGCGGGAGTCCTCGACGCCGTCGCCGAGTTCGACTCCACGTATTTCGGGTTCTCCGCGCGTGAGGCGGACGTACTCGACGTCCAGCAGCGCCTCATGCTCGAGAAGTCCGTCGCGCTGCTGGAGCGGGCGAACATCGACCCGCAGCGCACCGACCAGCGGATCGGTGTGTTCGCCGGCTCGGGAATGAGCACGTACCTCTTCGGGGCCCTGCGCCGACGGGATCTCGTCGACTCGCTGGGCGAGATGGTCGTCCGTCACGCCAACGACAAGGACTTCCTGGCCACCCGGATCTCCTACAAGCTGAACCTGCGCGGGCCCAGCGTGAACGTGCAGACCGCGTGCTCGACCGGCCTCGTCGCCGTCCACTCGGCCGTGCAGAGCCTGCTGCTGAACGAATGCGATGCGGCCATCGCGGGTGCGGTGTACGTACGCGTCCCGCAGGAGGCCGGCTACCGGTACCAGGTCGGCGGCGTACTGTCACCGGACGGCCGATGCCGCCCGTTCGACTCCGGGGCCAACGGCACCGTCTTCACCAACGGCCTCGGCCTCGTCCTCCTGAAGCGGCTGCGCGACGCGGTCGCCGACGGCGACGAGGTGCACGCGGTGATCGCCGGCTCCGCCGTCAACAACGATGGAGCGGAGAAGGTGAGTTTCACCGCTCCGAGCGTGTCCGGCCAGGTCACGGTGTTGAGAGAGGCGCTGGAGATCTCGGGCGCCCAGCAGACGGACATCACCTACATCGAGGCGCACGGCACGGGGACGGCGCTCGGCGACCCCGTCGAGATCGAGGCGATCAAGCAGGCCTACGGCCTCGACGGTGCACCGTGCGGCATCGGCTCCCTCAAGGGCAACTTCGGACACGTCAACATCGCCGCCGGAATCGTCGGCCTGATCAAGGCGGCGCTGGTGCTCAAGCACAAGTACGTGCCGCCGACGGTGAACGTCCGCGAGGTCAACCCGGCGCTGGGGCTGGACGGATCCCGCTATTTCGTGGTCACGGAGGGCCTTCCGCTCGACCAGGACACCACCGCCTGGATCGGCGTGAGCGCCTTCGGCATGGGCGGCACCAACGGCCACGTCGTCCTTCGCAGCTTCGAACAGGCACCGGCGGCGCCCGCCGCTCCCGCCGACGGCCCCCGCATCCTCACCTTCTCGGCGAAGTCCGAGAAGGCGCTGCGCCGGCAGGCGGCCGCGCTGGCGAAGCATCTCGCGGCCGACGGCGACGCCGCGCCGGCCGAATACGCGCACACCCTGCGCACCGGGCGGACGCGTCATCCCCACCGTGCCGCGCTGGCTGTCGTGGACCGCGCCGAGGCGGTCTCCCGGCTGAAGGCCGAGCGCTACCACGTGGGATCCGAATCGGGCCCCCACGACATCGCGTTCGTCTTCGCCGGGCAGGGAACCCAGCGCACCGCGATGGGCTCCGTGCTCGCCGTGAAGAACGAGACCTTCGCGCGCCGGCTCGACGAAGCGGTGGCCGCGGTGAACGACCACGTGGCCTTCGATCTGTGGAAGTTCCTGGTGGCCGACGGGGAGGCCGACGCCACCGACACGTCCGTGGCACAGCCCCTGCTGTTCGCCGTCGAGTACGCGCTGGCGACGACCCTCATCTATTGCGGCGTCAGTCCCCGCTACCTCTTCGGACACAGCCTCGGGGAGGTGGTCGCCGCCGCGGTCGCGGGCGTTTTCGACCTGCGGACGGCTGCCGAGCTGGTGGCGACCCGGGCGAGGGTCATGGCCCGCTGCGCCCCCGGAGCCATGCTCGCGGTCGATCGGCTGGACCCGTTCGCCGATCTGATCAGCGCGGAAGCGCTGGTGGTCGCGGCACGGAACTCCCCCCAGCAGTTCGTGCTGTCCGGAGCCCACGAGAGCATGGAGACGGCCACCGCGAGGGCCGCGGAGGCCGGCGTCCACCACCAGAAGCTGGCGACCTCCCACGCGTTCCACTCGCCGCTGATGCAGGACGCCGCGGACGACTTCCTGGAGTTCCTGCGCGCCTGCGACATGCGGGCGCCACGGATTCCGGTGGTATCGAACATCACCGGCCGACTCCTCACCGAGTACGAGGCTCGCAGCCCGCACTACTGGGCGGAGCACCTGGTTCGCAGCATCAACTTCGCCGACTCGGTGGAGACGCTGCGTCAGCTGGGCGTGAGCAGGTACATCGAGATCGGTTCCGGCCGGTCGATGAGCAACCTGGTCCGCGCCAACTACGGATCGGACCTCGAACCGACCTTGGAGCTCGCCCAGACGCTGGGTGAACCGGACCACGAGGAAGAGTCGTTCGCGGACGCGATCGCGCTCGGCTGGGCTGCCGACCCCGAGCTGCCGATCGATCACTACGCCAGTGCCGCGCGGCTGGTCTCCCTGCCGACATACGCCTTCGAGAAGGACATCCACTGGGTGGAGCCGAACCTCGGTTTCGGCGCGGAGCCGAGTGCGTGCGAGGTGAGGACTCGGCCGGGAACCCCAGCCGCACGAGAGGAGGAGCCCCCAGAGGCCGGTGGCCGGTCCCAGGACGCCGCGCCGGAGCCGGGCGACGGTCTTCACGAGGCGACCGCGGAGATCCGGCAGGTGGTCGGCACCATCTTCGAAAGCTTCGTCGGCGGAGCGGACGCGGCCGACGAGCGCGGCTTCTTCGAGCTCGGCGGCAACTCGCTCATGGCGATTCAGCTGATCAACAAACTGCGCACCACGTTCGAAGTGGACATCTCCGTGCAGGACTTCTACGAGCACAGTTCCGTCCTGGGAAGCACAAAGGTGATCACGGCGCTGCTGCTCGGGGAGCCGGTCCATGTCTGA
- a CDS encoding flavin reductase family protein, with translation MFKEVMASVATPVSIVTTMSDDNLPCGATVSAFASLSIDPVMVLVSLDRRSTTLEVIRETGRFGLHVLGADQAGLALSFATKNGIDKFHGTSWRIDRGIPRLSQASAWIAASVADMVDGGDHVIVLGRVDAAEPTGRKEPLVYFRRTFGTHSPHPGNS, from the coding sequence ATGTTCAAGGAGGTCATGGCCTCGGTGGCCACGCCCGTGTCCATCGTGACGACGATGTCCGACGACAATCTGCCATGCGGCGCGACCGTCAGCGCCTTCGCCTCTCTCTCGATCGATCCGGTAATGGTCCTGGTCTCCCTCGACCGGAGGTCGACGACTCTCGAAGTGATCCGCGAAACCGGCCGTTTCGGTCTCCATGTACTCGGTGCCGACCAGGCCGGCCTGGCGTTGTCGTTCGCCACCAAGAACGGAATCGACAAATTTCACGGGACCAGCTGGAGAATCGATCGCGGAATCCCGCGACTCTCGCAGGCGTCGGCCTGGATAGCGGCCAGCGTGGCCGACATGGTCGACGGCGGTGATCACGTGATCGTTCTCGGTCGGGTCGACGCCGCTGAACCGACCGGGAGAAAAGAGCCGCTTGTCTATTTTCGGCGCACCTTCGGAACCCACTCGCCGCACCCCGGTAACTCCTGA
- a CDS encoding gamma carbonic anhydrase family protein, producing the protein MKAYSFHGVGPRIHPSVYAFDDVVVIGDVEIEADVSLWPGVTIRGDKGTVRIGSGSNIQDHAMLHSDPGHPLAVGRDVTVAHGALLHGCSVGAGSVIGIGAVLLNGVSVGASSRVSAGAVLSVGPQYPDRSLIAGAPASVLMTLSGSDVAVLDETAAEYRALAEQYRTGLRRIVPAGREHSEPRTGL; encoded by the coding sequence ATGAAGGCCTACAGCTTCCACGGGGTCGGCCCGCGAATCCACCCGAGCGTCTACGCGTTCGACGACGTGGTCGTCATCGGTGATGTCGAGATCGAGGCGGATGTCAGCCTCTGGCCGGGTGTGACCATTCGCGGCGACAAGGGCACGGTCCGGATCGGCTCGGGGTCGAACATCCAGGACCACGCGATGCTGCACTCGGATCCCGGTCACCCTCTGGCAGTCGGACGCGATGTGACGGTCGCTCACGGCGCGCTGCTGCACGGGTGCTCGGTCGGCGCGGGATCGGTGATCGGAATCGGGGCGGTCCTGCTGAACGGGGTATCGGTCGGCGCGAGCTCCCGGGTCTCCGCGGGCGCGGTACTGAGCGTCGGCCCCCAGTACCCGGACCGGAGCCTCATCGCGGGTGCCCCGGCTTCCGTCCTGATGACGCTGAGCGGCAGCGACGTGGCCGTGCTGGACGAGACCGCCGCGGAATACCGAGCGCTCGCCGAGCAGTACCGTACGGGGCTCCGCCGCATCGTCCCCGCCGGTCGTGAGCACTCCGAACCGCGGACCGGCCTCTGA
- a CDS encoding MupA/Atu3671 family FMN-dependent luciferase-like monooxygenase, with product MSDGAFLSAGDLARLKARLKSGATGAVEPRDTPGSAPIPDLGVIFFSGLGTDRDPYDLLLDVSRFIDRAGFTAVWTPERHFTEVGGAYPNPSVLGAALAVITENVRIRAGSVNLPLHDVLRVAEEWALVDNLSGGRVDLAVAPGWHARDFVLNPDGYELRSQLLNQARDQLQDLWRGNAVKRVDPLGETHEVLSFPRPVQRQLPLWLTSSKSVDSWRFAGETGLNVLTALINFSPSGLEQRIGLYREARARVGLDPDAGVVSLMLHTYIGTDTDEAVERVRPAMTEYLSSFVSQHATSGQSESPDKSRTLQTLGDDRDAFIDMVFHRYISTSSLIGDLDRARTTLEGFHAMGVNEIACLVDFGLSKDEVMKSLARLSSLLRKGA from the coding sequence ATGTCTGACGGAGCATTCCTCAGCGCAGGGGACCTGGCGCGGCTGAAGGCGCGCCTGAAGTCCGGGGCCACAGGTGCGGTCGAGCCCCGGGACACGCCGGGGTCCGCGCCGATTCCCGACCTTGGCGTCATCTTCTTCTCCGGGCTGGGCACGGACCGCGATCCCTATGACCTTCTGCTGGACGTCTCCCGCTTCATCGACAGGGCCGGCTTCACCGCCGTCTGGACCCCGGAACGGCACTTCACCGAGGTCGGAGGTGCCTATCCGAACCCGTCCGTCCTGGGCGCGGCACTGGCCGTGATCACCGAGAACGTGCGTATCCGCGCGGGAAGCGTCAACCTTCCGCTCCACGATGTCCTGCGCGTGGCGGAGGAGTGGGCGCTCGTGGACAACCTGTCGGGCGGACGCGTCGATCTCGCGGTGGCGCCCGGCTGGCATGCGCGGGACTTCGTCCTCAACCCCGACGGGTACGAGCTCAGGTCCCAGCTGCTCAATCAGGCCCGGGATCAGCTCCAGGACCTGTGGCGCGGAAACGCCGTCAAGCGGGTCGACCCGCTGGGCGAGACACACGAGGTTCTGAGCTTCCCGCGTCCTGTGCAGCGGCAACTCCCTCTCTGGCTGACGTCGTCCAAGAGCGTGGACTCATGGCGATTCGCCGGCGAAACGGGTCTGAACGTCCTGACTGCGTTGATCAACTTCAGTCCGTCCGGACTCGAGCAGCGAATCGGCCTCTACCGTGAGGCGCGCGCTCGTGTGGGCCTGGACCCCGACGCCGGCGTCGTGTCGCTGATGCTGCACACCTACATCGGCACCGACACGGACGAGGCCGTGGAGCGGGTCCGGCCGGCCATGACCGAGTACCTGAGCTCGTTCGTCTCGCAGCACGCCACCTCGGGGCAGAGCGAGTCGCCGGACAAGTCCCGGACGCTGCAGACGCTCGGCGACGACAGGGACGCCTTCATCGACATGGTGTTCCACCGGTACATCTCCACGAGCTCGCTGATCGGTGACCTCGACCGGGCGCGGACGACCCTGGAGGGCTTCCACGCGATGGGCGTGAACGAGATCGCATGCCTGGTCGACTTCGGGCTGTCCAAGGACGAGGTCATGAAGAGCCTTGCCCGGCTTTCCTCCCTGCTTCGGAAAGGAGCGTGA
- a CDS encoding homoserine dehydrogenase, whose protein sequence is MEQHVRVGLLGCGTVGEAFAELLVERSPAIESVTGISLELARIAVRDPGRPRSSKLDPELFTGNTDDVVKAEDIDIVVELIGGTKPVGELVMAALKAGKPVVTANKELVGSAGPELFAAAEQAGVDFFFEAAAVAAVPILRPLRESLLAEDVTRVAGIVNGTTNYILTRMMADGLGFGEVLAKAQELGLAEPDATADIEGADAASKAAILASLAFNQSVVAHNVTREGITGLEPEDFELAAQFGYVIKLLAVAERFPDGPDGIGSVGAQVFPALVERDHPLATVRDSFNAVFVTTSAAGELMFYGHGAGPRPSASSILGDVVSAADHLRRGTHRRVPVGPPAVMRPTQELVHSYYIRTEVNEAPGVLSEVTGVFGRHGVSIRKVDQQGSESQARVVFITFPATEHALHSALEELRGLGHVRDVGRVLRIYK, encoded by the coding sequence ATGGAACAGCATGTCAGGGTCGGGTTGCTCGGGTGCGGGACCGTCGGCGAGGCATTCGCCGAATTGCTCGTCGAGCGGAGCCCCGCGATCGAGAGCGTGACGGGTATCTCCCTTGAACTCGCGCGTATTGCCGTCCGCGATCCGGGAAGGCCGCGCTCGTCGAAACTGGACCCCGAACTTTTCACCGGGAACACCGACGACGTCGTCAAGGCCGAGGACATCGATATCGTGGTCGAACTGATCGGTGGTACGAAGCCGGTCGGCGAGCTGGTCATGGCGGCGTTGAAGGCGGGCAAGCCGGTGGTGACCGCCAACAAGGAGCTCGTCGGGAGCGCGGGTCCCGAGCTGTTCGCCGCGGCCGAGCAGGCTGGAGTCGACTTCTTCTTCGAGGCCGCGGCTGTGGCGGCGGTGCCGATCCTGCGACCGCTGCGGGAGTCGCTGCTCGCCGAGGACGTGACTCGGGTGGCCGGCATCGTGAACGGCACCACCAACTACATACTCACCCGCATGATGGCCGACGGCCTCGGCTTCGGCGAGGTGCTGGCCAAGGCTCAGGAACTCGGCCTGGCAGAGCCCGATGCGACCGCCGACATCGAAGGAGCCGACGCGGCGTCCAAGGCCGCGATCCTCGCCTCACTGGCGTTCAACCAGTCCGTCGTGGCGCACAACGTCACCCGCGAGGGCATCACCGGTCTCGAACCGGAGGACTTCGAACTGGCCGCCCAGTTCGGATACGTCATCAAGCTGCTTGCGGTGGCCGAGCGTTTCCCCGACGGCCCGGACGGGATCGGATCGGTGGGTGCCCAGGTCTTCCCGGCCCTGGTGGAACGCGACCACCCGCTGGCGACCGTCCGCGACAGCTTCAACGCGGTGTTCGTGACGACCTCCGCCGCCGGTGAGCTGATGTTCTACGGGCACGGCGCCGGCCCCCGGCCGTCGGCGTCGTCGATCCTGGGCGACGTCGTCAGCGCCGCGGACCATCTGCGTCGCGGCACGCACCGCCGTGTGCCCGTCGGCCCGCCCGCGGTCATGCGGCCCACGCAGGAGCTGGTGCACTCCTACTACATACGCACTGAAGTGAACGAGGCCCCAGGCGTCCTGTCCGAGGTGACAGGCGTCTTCGGGCGCCACGGCGTGTCGATCCGCAAAGTGGACCAGCAGGGTTCGGAATCACAGGCCCGCGTCGTGTTCATCACCTTCCCCGCGACCGAGCATGCGCTGCACAGTGCCCTCGAGGAGCTGCGGGGCCTGGGACACGTCCGGGACGTCGGCCGGGTGCTGCGGATCTACAAGTGA
- a CDS encoding non-ribosomal peptide synthetase: protein MESLALQAVGTLLRQACEKFTHAVAINSSSESIEFTELLSRARKVADELQEQGIGNGDVVGVLGRRGASVIVAVFGVWLSGAIVMLVDDGLPEVRRETMLNCGPVRATIDCGNALRITLRAGPGAADEGAVGESLDNEDYAYIAFTSGSTGKPKAIIGSHTGLSLFLEWQAGEFGIGPHDRFAHLTNLSFDVWFRDALTPLISGATLCVPDEQHLDAAGVREFLRQEQVTGLHLVPSLGKVWMSGPAKPEPIPSVRLAFFAGEPLDGALVRRWQEFFPRCQVVNLYGPTETTLAQHFYRIPQSTAAGIQPVGQNLPCSRSHVLDENRQVCPDGVVGEIHISADHPSHGYLVDGRIVSPFVGICVDGEQVVAYPTGDLGRRTDHGDLEIVGRADEQIKIAGVRIELQEVRSAIQSHPSVRDAFVCALEDRFTKVIVAVVEGDATAERQLRDDLKGRLMSVMVPSVFLYLPGLPKLPNGKADRKALAEAARSHLRHRAERVGGTGLEGRTDRSVTDRLERIWLTVAGGGAERVTDREVSFFDAGGTSLTIVVLHSEIQAEFGVHFPLVRLFEHASFNAQRRFLESLKDSRTSTPDARAAVVGNAARARVLSARRSRRLQQAHSSAGLEKD, encoded by the coding sequence ATGGAGAGTTTAGCCTTGCAGGCGGTTGGTACTCTATTGCGGCAGGCGTGCGAGAAATTTACTCACGCTGTCGCGATCAACTCCTCTTCCGAATCGATTGAATTCACCGAGCTATTGTCACGCGCCCGGAAAGTCGCGGACGAACTGCAGGAGCAGGGCATCGGGAACGGTGACGTCGTCGGCGTGCTGGGCCGTCGCGGAGCGTCGGTGATCGTGGCAGTCTTCGGAGTCTGGCTGTCCGGCGCGATAGTCATGCTCGTCGACGACGGCCTGCCCGAGGTACGGCGCGAGACGATGCTGAATTGCGGACCCGTCCGGGCGACCATCGACTGCGGGAACGCACTCCGCATCACGCTGCGAGCCGGCCCGGGGGCCGCAGACGAAGGCGCCGTCGGCGAGAGCCTCGACAACGAGGACTACGCCTACATCGCCTTCACCTCCGGATCCACGGGGAAGCCCAAGGCGATCATCGGCAGCCACACGGGCCTGTCACTGTTTCTGGAGTGGCAGGCCGGCGAATTCGGCATCGGGCCGCACGATCGATTCGCGCATCTCACCAACCTGTCCTTCGACGTCTGGTTCCGGGACGCGCTGACGCCCCTGATCAGCGGAGCCACGCTGTGCGTTCCGGACGAGCAGCACCTTGACGCCGCCGGCGTGCGGGAGTTCCTGCGGCAGGAACAGGTGACCGGCCTCCACCTGGTCCCCTCGCTCGGCAAGGTGTGGATGTCCGGACCGGCCAAGCCCGAGCCGATACCGTCCGTCCGCCTGGCCTTCTTCGCGGGAGAGCCTCTGGACGGCGCGCTCGTGCGCAGGTGGCAGGAGTTCTTTCCGCGCTGCCAGGTGGTGAACCTCTACGGCCCCACCGAGACCACGCTGGCTCAGCACTTCTACCGGATCCCGCAGAGCACGGCCGCCGGGATCCAGCCGGTGGGGCAGAACCTCCCCTGCTCGCGGAGCCATGTCCTGGACGAGAACCGGCAAGTCTGCCCGGACGGTGTGGTCGGTGAGATCCACATCTCGGCGGACCATCCCTCGCACGGCTATCTCGTCGACGGCCGGATCGTTTCGCCGTTCGTCGGGATCTGCGTCGACGGGGAGCAGGTCGTCGCCTACCCGACCGGGGACCTCGGACGCCGTACCGACCACGGGGACCTGGAGATCGTCGGCCGGGCGGACGAGCAGATCAAGATCGCAGGTGTCCGGATCGAACTGCAGGAGGTGCGTTCGGCGATCCAGTCGCATCCGAGTGTCCGCGACGCTTTCGTCTGTGCCCTGGAGGACCGGTTCACCAAGGTCATCGTCGCGGTCGTCGAGGGCGACGCGACGGCTGAGCGGCAGCTTCGGGACGACCTGAAGGGGCGCTTGATGAGCGTCATGGTCCCCTCGGTGTTCCTCTACCTTCCCGGGCTGCCGAAGCTCCCCAACGGGAAGGCGGATCGGAAGGCGCTGGCGGAGGCCGCCCGCAGCCACCTCCGGCACCGGGCCGAGCGTGTCGGCGGTACCGGGCTCGAGGGCCGGACGGACCGGTCGGTCACCGACCGATTGGAGCGCATCTGGCTCACAGTGGCCGGTGGCGGCGCGGAGCGGGTGACCGATCGCGAAGTCAGCTTCTTCGATGCGGGCGGGACGTCGCTCACGATCGTTGTTCTCCACTCGGAGATCCAGGCGGAGTTCGGGGTCCACTTTCCACTCGTCCGGCTGTTCGAGCACGCCTCCTTCAATGCTCAGCGCCGGTTCCTCGAATCCCTGAAGGACTCCCGCACCAGCACACCGGACGCCCGGGCGGCTGTCGTCGGCAACGCCGCCCGCGCTCGTGTTCTGTCAGCCAGACGCTCCCGTCGTCTCCAGCAAGCGCACTCCTCTGCCGGATTGGAAAAGGATTAG
- a CDS encoding substrate-binding periplasmic protein — MSGSALDRGTLRIGFQRNTPPFSYSPTAEFHPIGYSVDLAQLVLANVFRSVEMIPPVQAVEVTSSTREGLLVGGVIDMECGSTTITEERLLRNAFSRPIFRNSHRIAHRSGTNSPAPGGLRVVGIQGSTSEAALRSQSDIGFEYTFIGVPSIGAARNAFSNDQHVDAMVADEVILRSLLRGSAAAEDIRLMDVRLGEECYGFMMRHGDGALVHSVDAALDDVFASPDYLLLRKKWFHDELPGLGFGLEIDPADEMFVS; from the coding sequence TTGTCCGGTAGCGCACTCGACCGTGGAACCCTGCGTATCGGTTTCCAGAGGAATACGCCGCCGTTCTCGTATTCGCCGACCGCGGAATTCCATCCGATCGGCTATTCTGTCGATCTGGCGCAACTGGTGCTTGCGAATGTTTTCCGCAGCGTGGAAATGATTCCACCGGTCCAGGCCGTCGAGGTCACCTCGTCCACACGCGAGGGTCTGCTCGTCGGGGGCGTTATCGACATGGAATGCGGGTCGACGACGATCACGGAAGAACGGCTGCTGCGCAACGCTTTCAGCCGACCGATATTCCGGAACTCCCATCGCATTGCACACAGGTCCGGCACGAATTCACCGGCACCCGGCGGCTTGCGCGTAGTAGGCATCCAAGGGTCGACGAGCGAGGCCGCACTCCGGAGTCAATCGGACATCGGGTTCGAATACACCTTCATCGGCGTGCCGTCCATCGGTGCGGCGAGGAATGCGTTCAGCAACGATCAGCACGTCGATGCCATGGTGGCGGACGAAGTGATTCTCAGGTCACTGCTCCGCGGAAGCGCGGCAGCCGAGGACATCCGGCTCATGGACGTGCGACTCGGCGAGGAATGCTACGGATTCATGATGAGACATGGGGATGGGGCGCTCGTCCACAGTGTCGATGCGGCTCTTGACGACGTCTTCGCTTCTCCCGATTACCTCCTGCTTCGCAAGAAGTGGTTCCATGACGAACTTCCCGGACTGGGGTTCGGTCTGGAGATCGATCCGGCGGACGAAATGTTTGTGTCATGA
- a CDS encoding LysE family transporter, translating to MPVDAWITCFAASWIFSLSPGSGSVFSMSNGLNYGFRRGYMGAVGLVLGLWAVFLAVVVGLGVIIQASPIAFNVLKWAGVAYLFYLGLSQLLSKASPITLNQGDTPRIGTFTIIGKGISLNLINPKGYIFMLAVIPQFIVSGSPLGPQYVVVALTMAFTDLVVMAFYTGLASRVALRLKTEKQVKMLNKVFGTLFMVAAVVLATFQQAHR from the coding sequence ATGCCTGTTGACGCATGGATAACTTGTTTCGCCGCGTCGTGGATATTTTCCCTTTCACCCGGTTCAGGATCCGTTTTCTCCATGTCGAACGGCCTGAACTACGGATTCCGGCGCGGCTACATGGGGGCAGTCGGACTGGTACTCGGCCTGTGGGCAGTATTCCTCGCAGTCGTCGTCGGACTCGGGGTCATCATCCAGGCCTCGCCGATCGCGTTCAACGTCCTCAAGTGGGCCGGAGTGGCGTACCTGTTCTACCTCGGCCTGTCGCAGTTGCTGTCCAAGGCGTCGCCCATCACGCTGAACCAGGGGGACACGCCCCGTATCGGGACCTTCACGATCATAGGTAAAGGCATTTCGCTGAACCTGATCAACCCCAAGGGCTACATCTTCATGCTGGCGGTCATCCCGCAGTTCATCGTCTCCGGATCACCGCTCGGGCCGCAGTATGTCGTGGTGGCGCTGACGATGGCGTTCACGGACCTCGTGGTGATGGCCTTCTACACCGGGCTCGCCTCCCGGGTCGCGCTCCGCCTCAAGACGGAGAAGCAGGTCAAAATGCTGAACAAGGTGTTCGGCACGCTCTTCATGGTCGCGGCCGTCGTGCTCGCGACGTTCCAGCAGGCTCACCGCTAG